In Balneola sp., a single genomic region encodes these proteins:
- a CDS encoding peptidase M16 produces the protein MKIKENIIATSLLILALVLSFSSAQAQYLEEFEEKVTEFTLDNGLHFIIIERHDAPVASFYTHVDVGGADEPVGNTGIAHIFEHMAFKGTHYIGTTNWEEEKKVIDQMDEAYQEWLREKYKSNPDSDLLQEKWNRFQELQEESKQYVVNNEFSQIIEQNGGTGLNASTGADLTNYFYSLPSNRAELWFNLEADRFKNPTYREFYVEKEVVREERRMRTESNPIGRLVEEFLAVAYTAHPYGRPVVGWDSDITATTIEDARDFYDKYYVPSNITIGIAGDVDPDQMKEFAEMYFGDLREGEPAPMVTTLEPEQRGERRFTIEGNTQPIMLMGYHGVAQSHEDYEALNLVGNIISSGRTSRLYKKLVEEDQLALQVGAFNGFPGSKFASMFLTLAVPNMGVELDSLEQAVYTEIDSVKAGVLTEEELERARTNIRAGIIRGLNNNTGLASNFASTYATQGDWREVFLRLDRIDDVTLEDLQRVAEKYLVKQNRTVGATVRADS, from the coding sequence ATGAAAATTAAAGAGAACATTATTGCAACCTCTTTACTGATATTGGCCCTCGTTCTATCTTTTTCGAGTGCACAAGCTCAGTACCTGGAGGAGTTTGAAGAGAAAGTAACCGAATTTACCCTCGATAACGGATTACACTTCATAATCATAGAGCGACACGATGCCCCCGTAGCCAGTTTCTACACTCATGTTGATGTAGGGGGAGCTGACGAACCTGTTGGAAATACCGGAATTGCTCACATTTTTGAGCACATGGCTTTTAAAGGAACTCATTACATTGGGACTACCAACTGGGAAGAAGAGAAAAAAGTCATCGACCAGATGGATGAAGCTTACCAGGAATGGCTTAGAGAAAAGTATAAGTCCAATCCTGACTCTGATCTACTTCAGGAAAAATGGAACAGATTTCAGGAGCTTCAGGAGGAATCCAAGCAGTATGTGGTGAATAATGAATTCTCACAAATTATTGAACAAAATGGAGGAACCGGACTGAATGCCTCTACTGGTGCAGACTTAACGAACTACTTTTACAGCCTGCCTTCAAACAGAGCGGAATTATGGTTTAACCTTGAAGCAGATCGTTTTAAGAATCCGACTTACCGTGAATTTTATGTTGAAAAGGAAGTAGTTCGGGAAGAGCGCAGAATGCGTACCGAGTCAAACCCAATTGGTCGATTGGTAGAAGAGTTTCTTGCGGTAGCATATACGGCTCATCCATATGGTCGTCCTGTTGTAGGCTGGGATTCGGACATCACAGCTACAACTATCGAAGATGCCCGTGATTTCTATGACAAATATTACGTTCCCAGCAATATCACCATTGGTATTGCCGGAGACGTGGACCCTGACCAAATGAAAGAGTTTGCAGAAATGTATTTCGGAGATCTTCGTGAAGGGGAGCCTGCTCCAATGGTAACAACACTTGAGCCCGAACAACGTGGCGAACGTCGATTTACCATTGAAGGTAATACTCAGCCTATAATGCTTATGGGTTATCATGGTGTAGCTCAATCGCATGAAGACTATGAAGCCCTGAACCTTGTTGGTAACATTATCTCTAGCGGGCGAACTTCACGTCTATATAAAAAATTGGTAGAAGAAGATCAGCTTGCTTTACAAGTAGGTGCTTTTAATGGATTCCCGGGAAGTAAATTCGCTTCTATGTTTTTAACACTTGCCGTACCCAATATGGGCGTTGAACTAGACAGCCTCGAGCAAGCCGTCTACACCGAAATTGATTCCGTTAAAGCTGGAGTGCTTACTGAGGAAGAACTCGAAAGAGCACGGACTAATATTCGCGCAGGCATTATTCGCGGACTAAATAACAACACAGGACTCGCCAGTAATTTTGCTTCTACTTACGCAACTCAAGGAGACTGGAGAGAAGTTTTTCTGCGGTTAGACCGGATTGATGACGTTACGCTAGAAGACCTGCAGCGCGTAGCTGAAAAATATTTAGTGAAGCAAAACCGCACAGTTGGTGCTACAGTTAGAGCTGACTCCTAA